The Sphingopyxis sp. BE259 nucleotide sequence GACGATTTGGGCGCTGATCGGTTCGCCCGGCCAGATGGTCAGTGACAGCCGCGCCGCATAGGGCAGGTCGAACGCCCACAGTTGGCGTTGCTCGAACCCGCATAGCCTGTGCAGCGCGGCGCGCATCGTGCCGCCATGGGTCACCACCAGCGTCGGTACGGGCGGCAGGTCCGCGATCGCCGCTGCTACCCGTGCGACCAGCGCCGACCAACGCTCGCCGCCCGGCGGGGGATGGGCCTCGGGGTCGTCCCAGAACCGCCCCAGCGCACCCGGATCGACATCGCTGCTCGCCAACCCGTCCCAATCGCCGAAATCCAGCTCGCGCCAGCGCCGGTCGATGACGAGCGGCAGGCCCAGCGCTGCGCCAATCGCCTCTCCCGCTGCGCGGCTGCGGCGCAAATCGGACGCGACAATCCGTTCGATGCCCAGCCCCGCCGCCTGCGCCTCACACGCGGCGATCCCCGCCGGCGTCGGGATGCCATCGGTGCGGCCCATCAGCAGCCCCGGCGTTTCGGGTGCGCCGTGGCGCAGCAGGTGGAGCGCAAAGCCGCTCACAGCGACGCCGACACCTGCGCCTCGGCAAAGGTCGCCATCTGGTCGTGCGCGGCGAGCGCGCTGCGGATGATGTTGGTCGCCACGGCGGCACCGCTGCCCTCACCCAGCCGCATGCCCAGCGACAGCAGCGGGTCGAGCCCGAGCAGATCGAGCAGATGCCGGTGGCCCGGCTCGGCCGAACAATGACCCGCAATGCAATGGTCGGCGATCGCGGGGTTGTCCGCGGCGAGCGGGGCGAGCGCCGATGTGCAGATAAAGCCGTCGAGCAGCACCGGCACGCCGATTTGGCGCGCGCGCAAGACCGTCCCCGCAATCGCCGCAATTTCGCGTCCGCCAACGCGGCGCAGCGTTTCGAACGCCGACATCGGCGCATCGGCGTGAAAGGTGATGGCGCGCGCGACCACATCGGCCTTGCGCGCGATGCCATGGCCGTCGATCCCGGTGCCGGGACCGACCCACGCCGCCGCGTCGCCGCTGAAACTGCGCGCGCACAGCGCCGCCGCCGCGGTCGAATTGCCGATCCCCATCTCGCCGAGCACGATCAGGTCGAGATCGGCGTCGATGACCGCCGCGCCGCGGTTCAGCGCATCGAGGCATTCGGCTTCGCTCATAGCCGCCGCCACGGTGAAATCGGCGGTCGGCCGGTCGAGATCGAGCGCGATGACCGTCAGTTCGAGCCCCGCCGCAGCGGCAAGTGCATTGATCGCGGCGCCGCCACTGGCGAAATTGGCGACCATCTGCTCGGTCACGCTCGCCGGAAAGGCGCTGACGCCATGCACGGTGACGCCGTGATTGCCCGCAAAGATTGCGGCGCGGGCGCGATCGATCCGCGGCCGGGCGCGGCGCTGCCACCCTGCCATAAACACTGCCAGTTCCTCCAGTCGCCCCAGCGATCCGGCGGGCTTGGTTAGCTCGCCTTGCCGCACGCGCGCGTCGGCGGCGGCATGCGGGTCGGGATTGCCAAGGTCGGCGAGCGCCGCGGCGAACGCCTCGACGGAAACAAAAGCGGTCATTCGGCGATATGTCCTGCTGGCGGCGAGCGGGTGATGAAATGGCCTTTGACGCCCTCGGGCCACAGCGCATAGGCGACGCGGCCATCGTCGCTCGCGGCATAATGCACCGCATAGTCGAGGATGGCGCGCGCCGCGTCGGCGTCGGCATTGAACCGGCCCAGCACATAGCTGATCTTGTCGGGCGCGCGCAGATGGACGGCGCAAAACTCCTGACACGCGAACAGACAGGGCATCTGCTGCACCGCGATCCCGGCGTAGCGCGGGTCGGCCGCCTTCGCGCCCTGCAACGCCTCGACCAGCCGCGCGCCGCCGCGCACGCCGCCGGCATCGACCGGCGCCGCGGCGCTGTGGCGGCAGCTGTTGCAGACCACCACCGCCGGTCCCGGATCGACGCGGGTCAGCATCAGACGATGCTTGCCGCGGGCTGCGGCGGCGCCGGAACGCCTGCCGCGACGAGCGCGCGATAGAGCGCATATAGTCCGATCAGGATCGCGCCGTTGCGGACAAATTGTTCGACGAGCAGGTCGGGCGCCATCGCGGTGTGCAACCCGCCGAGCACTAGCGCCCAGCCGACGATGATTCCCTTGAACGCGGTGAAACCCGCCGCATAAGCAAGGCTCAGCCGCGCCGCGACCGACCGGTAATTCAGCGCCCGAACCGCGGCATAACCCGCGAGCACCGATC carries:
- a CDS encoding DUF1636 domain-containing protein, with the protein product MLTRVDPGPAVVVCNSCRHSAAAPVDAGGVRGGARLVEALQGAKAADPRYAGIAVQQMPCLFACQEFCAVHLRAPDKISYVLGRFNADADAARAILDYAVHYAASDDGRVAYALWPEGVKGHFITRSPPAGHIAE
- a CDS encoding histidine phosphatase family protein — its product is MSGFALHLLRHGAPETPGLLMGRTDGIPTPAGIAACEAQAAGLGIERIVASDLRRSRAAGEAIGAALGLPLVIDRRWRELDFGDWDGLASSDVDPGALGRFWDDPEAHPPPGGERWSALVARVAAAIADLPPVPTLVVTHGGTMRAALHRLCGFEQRQLWAFDLPYAARLSLTIWPGEPISAQIVGLTA
- the cobT gene encoding nicotinate-nucleotide--dimethylbenzimidazole phosphoribosyltransferase — encoded protein: MTAFVSVEAFAAALADLGNPDPHAAADARVRQGELTKPAGSLGRLEELAVFMAGWQRRARPRIDRARAAIFAGNHGVTVHGVSAFPASVTEQMVANFASGGAAINALAAAAGLELTVIALDLDRPTADFTVAAAMSEAECLDALNRGAAVIDADLDLIVLGEMGIGNSTAAAALCARSFSGDAAAWVGPGTGIDGHGIARKADVVARAITFHADAPMSAFETLRRVGGREIAAIAGTVLRARQIGVPVLLDGFICTSALAPLAADNPAIADHCIAGHCSAEPGHRHLLDLLGLDPLLSLGMRLGEGSGAAVATNIIRSALAAHDQMATFAEAQVSASL